The Gossypium hirsutum isolate 1008001.06 chromosome D03, Gossypium_hirsutum_v2.1, whole genome shotgun sequence genomic interval attgaaatttctgGAAATTAATGAAAGcaatttaaaagagaaaaaaaaaacatgtgtttCCCCCATTGGAAAAAGACTTGTGTTTTGAAATATAATTGTTGATCTAAAGGTTACATAATTCCACCAAATATGTGATCTCATCCTATTTGAAAAATGCATTCAAAATCATTATAATTCCAACTTGGAAAAAAAAATCCAACTCAATAAGTGAAGTATTTaagtgtaaatataaataaaaaaaactattattttttttttactttttctactTGTACTTGGAATCAATATTGACTTGAGCTAGTTaataatgtataatttttttttgaaatttatataaactaattttaaaatgaGAAAAGTGGGTTAATctaatggtaaaaatatattttgatcctttaaaaattagttttttaaaaaatttaaaagaacaaAGGATAATGGGTTGCCATTAGGAAAAATGGTTAAaccaaacttaaaatttaatttaaattggtcaaagaaaaaaagaaaaatgaaagagaggttaaaataataaaataaatgactgaaataaaagaaaaataaagatggaCTTAAATATGATTAAAGTGTTTATGGGCTgaattcaaattaattaaaaattatatttattatatttgaaatatattaatatattataatagtaataaagaAAACATGATTAAACTTTTCCTTTTGCCCTttctaatatattaaaatgattaaaagaaGAGCTAAAAAAGGATTAAAACCTTTTTTATTGCTTTTCAAATCATCATTTTGTCTCCTAATCTCCCTTTTCCCCAAGTAATAATCTCTCCATCTTTTATTAGATAATTTtgctttcattaaaaaaattatatttatttatatttatttaaaaatcaatttattatttggattatcaTACCAATTTAAATCCAATTTAAGtgaataaataattcaaaatattttaaaatatttttaaaatatgtataaattgataaatattttaaaatacctAAATTGGTAGAGCAACTTGATTAGAAGAAtacttttttttgaaagatttaattaaaggtataataataaatttagctcttaatatttacatattttatcaatttggtctttattctttttttgagctaaatttggTCATCAACCTTTTAAAAAGTGTAGTATTTGACCATCAgtcttttaaaaaagttaaatttttgtattttttaaatgaaaacactgactaaaatattaattttttaaatacaataacCCGGATAACAATCTATATGCATTTCATGctatttttttgaactttttataattttttgaatcttgattttttaataaaatatacatgcacTGTCATGCAAGTTGGCACATTAACATCTTTAAAAGAATAATGTTTTAGTTAGCATTgactaaatttaactttaaaaaaagaataaggatcaaattgacaaaaaatgtaaaaattaagggctaaatttatcgTTACTCCAAAAACAGGTCTAAATTTTGTTGAAGATAGGGGtatattaataatttcatatagaGTACTTCCATATATTATTTATTGCATTAAAAATAGAGGAGTTAGGTTACCCTATCAACCCCCACCGCTTTACTGACAAAACTACCGAGAAGCTTCATCCCCCAACAATAGAAAGAGACAGACTGTGCTCCAAATCCTAAAAACCAAAGCGAAAATTTAGAAAGAAAACCACTCCCATGTTTTAACTTCAACGCTTTAACAACACCAATTACTTAAACAAAGCAAAACCCAAttattttttctccttttcttccCATTTCTAGtcatcaatttttcttttaaGCCACTCTTCTTTTGAGTTCATATAAACTTCAACTCAATCCCCCCAAGAAAACCCAGAAAAAAAGATCACAACTTCGTTCATTAAAGAGTCAAAAAGGAAGGGACTTTTTGGTTTTTGAAGGAGAAATGGCAAGTGGGGATCTTGAAAGAGGAGGAGGAAGTAATGTGAAGAACAGGGGGAATAGCTATAaccaatcatcttcttcttcatactacgtggaaaataatgaaaaacaatGGACTTCATGGCTTGTTCCAATGTTTGTAGTGGCTAATGTTGCTGTTTTTGTTGTGGTGATGTATGTTAATAACTGTCCTAGGAACAATCAGGGATTTGAAGGTGGTTGTGTGGCTAGGTTCCTTGGCAGGCTTTCTTTTGAACCTTTGAAAGAAAATCCTCTCTTTGGTCCTTCTTCTAATACGTATGTATCATGTTCCCCCTATCTTTAAATTTCACTTCTTTTTGCTGTCTATGGTTTTCTGAGATTttgttcagttttttttttaatgtgatgGGAAATTGGGTTGGAATTGAAGTTGAGGGTCCTTTTGCAGCTTTCAATTCTAAAGAGGGGAAAAAATTGCTTGCAAGTTTTAGATATGGACTGTTGGTATCTATTAGAAGTTGTTCATGTAGGAAGTTATTATTTGATGATTCAACTGCAGTTCCCAATTGATCTTCTATAGGATTATCCTTGGATCATGCTAAAGGATATATCAATCTGTGATTTGTTTTGATTCTATTGGAAATTTGTGTCTGATTTGATTGATACTATTTAAGGTTATTATTAGATTTGCTCTTCCTTGTTCATTTAGCAGCAATAGGAATTCTCAATATGAAATGTCATGGTTTGCTTTGTCTATAGTAGGGGTGTAAAGGTGCTTGCAAACTACTTGAAGAAAGACTTGAACTCGGTCGAGCTATCAATTGAGTCAAATTTGAGCTTTGTTAAATAATGGCATGTCTGGAAATCATGGACTGGGTAATGAAGTTAGTTGCTTTGTTAATTTAAGGATTAATGGTTTTATAGGAACTTAAGTTAGTTGCTTTGTTAATTTGGGTAATGAACTTTGTCTGGAAATCAAGGACTGGTTAATGAAGTTAGTTGATTTGtagctttatttttgtttttgtatggTCTAATGCAAATCCTAATGTTTCTGATAGTAACTGGGTAGAAGTTCGGTTTTGGCTATTGTCATTCGGTATGTAAATGAAGTCGAACATGTTATATCCTATGGCTTAGCAACCCTTTTTTTAATTATGCCATGTCGTCGTTGATAATCGCGAGTtgtgtaatttaatgttgttCTTTCTCCTTCTTCAGATTGGAAAAATTGGGAGCCTTAAACTGGGACAAGGTAGTGCATGGCAATCAAGCGTGGAGACTTATCACTTGCATCTGGCTGCACGCTGGTGTTATTCATCTGCTTGCAAACATGTTGAGCTTGATCTTCATTGGAATTCGCCTTGAGCAACAATTTGGATTCAGTACGTTATCTGTTCCCTTTTGCAATTGTATAATATTTCTAGAATATGTAACATTTATAAGCGTTTTGTCAGTCTTTGGTTGGTTTTTTAATTGACATATGTTCTTTATCCTGGCAGTACGTGTTGGGCTTATCTATCTATTGTCCGGTTTTGGTGGTAGCGTACTATCGTCTCTTTTCATTCAACGTAGCATTTCTGTTGGTGCCTCTGGTGCTTTATTTGGCCTTCTTGGAGCAATGTTGTCGGAGCTGCTGACTAATTGGACTATCTATACAAATAAGGTAATATTAGTTGCCTCGGGTTCCTATCTACTTAGAAATGCAATGAAGGGAAACCAGGGTTATAGGTGATTGCTTTTTTCATGTGGCTTGAAAAGTAATAGAGGATATTGATTTCTTACCTTAATTTGTAGGCTGCAGCTCTGATCACACTCATGGTCATCATTGTCATTAACTTAGCAGTGGGGATTCTTCCTCACGTCGACAACTTTGCGCATATTGGAGGTTTCTTAACCGGTTTTCTCCTCGGGTTCGTTTTGCTGCTTCGTCCCCAATTCGGGTGGGTGGGACGTAAACATCTTCCTGCCGGTGCTCGTGTAACATCTAAGCATAAGGCATACCAATACCTATTTTTGGTGATCGCTATGGTTTTACTCATTGTTGGGTAAGTTCTCTCAACCCTACATTACTAGTTTAGCAGCTCGTGTTTATAATTCTGGTCCCGTTTGTTTAATCTCCTCTGTTTTCCTTTTTCGAATGATGACAGTTTCACAGTGGGGTTGGTAATGCTGTTTAGAGGAGAGAATGGACATGACCATTGCAGCTGGTGCCATTACCTGAGCTGTGTTCCTACATCAAAATGGCACTGTGGGAACTAATCAGACCTTTATTACATATCGTTCACTGATTCTTTTCTGGTTTCctttacattttttacatttgTTAATTTCTTGGTGTTGTTACGTGcctatgtttatatatatacatacatacgtacATGGTTAGTTTTTAGACTTCGAGTTATTTTATTCACTGTTGTTATGTGATTTGACATTTTATACGCAGCTTGGTctacatatatattataagcgATTTTACTTGAAGAAAATACAAGAATATCTTTCAGTTTTTCCCTATAGTTTTAGCTAAAGGTTTTGGCTTTGCATTTTTGTCTGTGCTGAGATCAATATTTACTTTCTCTGTGGTCGTATCTATAATCTGTCTCTTTGCACATTAAAGGatgaaagtttaattattagAGATACAATATCTCTAGTTTCCGCATTAAATCGTTCAATCGGCCGGTAGTATGTGATAAAGAGGAGCGGTTCCAATCTTGCAAAGAAGCAGCACAACAATCCACCTTATCCATAACCTCACTCGGATCCGATCATCCCCAACTCTCCTGAATCACCCTCATAAAACCCTCAAGCGAGAGCCATTTGTATTCACACGCCATAATGGAGCCATCGTTGAACCATGCAGTTTTATTGGACTATGATCAGAATAAGAACAAGCTAAATTAAACAAACTATGAAAAGGAAATAAAGCCGCCCACCCTTGATTAGAAAGCTCTGTCAAGGCGTTCCCGAACAAAAGCAGCAGACCCCCGACCTCTTTCCTAAGTAAATAGAAACCTAGTTAATGGAATTTCAACAAGCTCACAATCCAAAATGCAGTCCTTGAACCCCTCAAGCCAAGC includes:
- the LOC107929308 gene encoding RHOMBOID-like protein 2, which codes for MASGDLERGGGSNVKNRGNSYNQSSSSSYYVENNEKQWTSWLVPMFVVANVAVFVVVMYVNNCPRNNQGFEGGCVARFLGRLSFEPLKENPLFGPSSNTLEKLGALNWDKVVHGNQAWRLITCIWLHAGVIHLLANMLSLIFIGIRLEQQFGFIRVGLIYLLSGFGGSVLSSLFIQRSISVGASGALFGLLGAMLSELLTNWTIYTNKAAALITLMVIIVINLAVGILPHVDNFAHIGGFLTGFLLGFVLLLRPQFGWVGRKHLPAGARVTSKHKAYQYLFLVIAMVLLIVGFTVGLVMLFRGENGHDHCSWCHYLSCVPTSKWHCGN